A DNA window from Labrys wisconsinensis contains the following coding sequences:
- a CDS encoding RidA family protein, translated as MAQRDAVFPANRHALYEAHGYSAAIRSGDLLFVSGQVGSGSDGTPEPEFGAQVQRAFDNLQATLKAAGCTFDDIVDVTTFHTDPESQFKTIMAVKNQIFSKPPYPNWTAVGVNWLAGFDFEIKVIARIPGGA; from the coding sequence ATGGCCCAGCGCGACGCCGTCTTTCCCGCGAACAGACATGCTCTCTACGAAGCCCATGGCTATTCGGCGGCGATACGATCCGGCGATCTCCTGTTCGTCTCCGGGCAGGTCGGCAGCGGTTCCGACGGGACGCCCGAACCCGAATTCGGGGCTCAGGTCCAACGGGCCTTCGACAACCTGCAGGCAACGCTGAAAGCCGCGGGCTGCACCTTCGACGATATCGTCGATGTGACGACGTTCCACACGGATCCCGAGAGCCAGTTCAAGACCATCATGGCTGTCAAGAACCAGATTTTCAGCAAACCGCCTTACCCCAATTGGACCGCGGTCGGTGTGAACTGGCTCGCCGGATTTGACTTCGAGATCAAGGTCATCGCGCGAATTCCCGGTGGTGCATAG
- a CDS encoding TetR/AcrR family transcriptional regulator, whose amino-acid sequence MAKRRAETMEENRARLIAAARKAFAEKGYAAASMDELTAEAGLTRGALYHNFGDKRGLLAAVVHQIDAEMASRAQEIGARAEDDWQGLLAEGAAYIEMALDPEVQRIVLLDGPAVLGDPSHWPSQNSCLQATRRTAERLIAQGLLKPVDAEAAARLLNGAALNAALWIAASEDPPDALPRAVEAFRSLASGLLARPDSQPRRR is encoded by the coding sequence ATGGCAAAGCGACGCGCCGAGACGATGGAGGAGAACCGCGCCAGGCTGATCGCCGCCGCGCGAAAGGCTTTTGCCGAAAAGGGCTACGCGGCCGCCTCGATGGACGAGCTGACGGCAGAGGCCGGCCTGACACGGGGGGCGCTCTACCACAATTTCGGCGACAAGCGCGGACTTCTGGCCGCCGTGGTCCATCAGATCGATGCTGAAATGGCGTCGCGAGCCCAGGAAATCGGTGCGCGGGCGGAAGACGACTGGCAGGGGTTGCTGGCCGAAGGTGCGGCTTATATCGAAATGGCGCTCGACCCTGAAGTGCAGCGCATCGTGCTGCTCGATGGGCCTGCCGTCCTCGGCGACCCATCGCATTGGCCCAGCCAGAACAGTTGCCTGCAGGCGACGAGGCGCACAGCCGAGCGGCTGATCGCTCAGGGACTTCTGAAGCCGGTCGACGCGGAAGCCGCCGCGCGACTTCTCAATGGTGCTGCGCTCAATGCGGCTCTCTGGATCGCCGCCAGTGAGGATCCGCCGGATGCCTTGCCCAGGGCCGTGGAGGCCTTCCGGTCCCTGGCCTCGGGCCTTCTTGCAAGACCGGACTCACAGCCGCGACGCCGGTGA